In Chlorogloeopsis sp. ULAP01, the following are encoded in one genomic region:
- a CDS encoding heavy metal translocating P-type ATPase has translation MVQVKVGLPSSASQLSQVTAAQKNGKAHLVELNTHSRTHLPKVPHSVVHAITGRIRLQVPRLCYDPDYAQRLQILLEADALVTSIRLKPAAASVAITYNPKKVSEFKLRHHLSHLIQAAGELVVLKSATLRTTEQTEKFWPGVQLSGAITTLAVLGGPLGLPIPSMLMVGTITLATLPIFQRAWKGIIVERKLSIDFLDFIAIAITTFQGQFITPALMLSLIEIGEKIRDRTARSSAQQTLDLLSSLGQLVWVERDDEKQQISIQEVQCGDTVIVYPGEQVPVDGTILQGKALLDEQKLTGESVPIFKTKGQQVFASTLVREGRIYILAEGIGNDTKAGKNLQLMQQAPVHDTRMGNDAVKIAEKAVLPTLLLGGAVLAITRNPARAASILSLDFATGIRVSVPTAVLAALTHAAQRGVLIRSGRALELLAQVDTVVFDKTGTLTQGEAAVVRVESFNPAISSMRVLQLAATAEQRLTHPVAEAVMRYAETHNVEILPRSKWDYQLGLGVQAEIDGELVFVGSKRFMRHKNVDMSGLEGKQKPASAIYVATNGELQGIIEYCDLLRPESREVIHRLLTVEGVEVHMLTGDNKRTASTVAAQLGITPTNTHAEAFPEQKATVVRELHEQGKTVAFVGDGINDSPALAYADVSVSFANGSDIARETADLVLMKNDLHGLLEAIAIARQTKQLIQQNTGIVAVPNLAALAIAVFFGLNPLAATVVNNGSTVVAGVNGLRPVLKSRKTKTLPAVR, from the coding sequence ATGGTACAAGTTAAGGTGGGTTTACCATCCTCCGCAAGTCAATTGTCTCAAGTGACAGCGGCTCAAAAGAATGGGAAAGCTCATTTAGTCGAACTCAACACACACTCACGCACCCATCTTCCCAAAGTTCCTCACAGTGTTGTTCATGCCATTACAGGCAGAATCCGCTTGCAAGTGCCACGCTTATGCTACGATCCTGACTATGCACAGCGCCTCCAAATTCTGCTCGAAGCAGATGCACTAGTTACAAGTATCCGGCTCAAGCCTGCGGCAGCCTCGGTTGCTATTACTTACAATCCCAAGAAAGTTTCAGAATTCAAGTTACGCCACCATCTCAGCCATTTAATCCAAGCAGCTGGTGAACTTGTTGTTCTCAAATCTGCAACACTGCGAACAACGGAACAAACAGAGAAATTTTGGCCGGGAGTACAACTTTCTGGTGCTATTACCACCTTAGCTGTGTTGGGTGGGCCTTTGGGATTACCCATTCCATCAATGTTGATGGTAGGAACCATTACTCTTGCGACATTGCCAATTTTCCAACGCGCTTGGAAGGGAATTATCGTAGAACGAAAACTGAGTATAGACTTTTTGGATTTTATTGCGATCGCCATTACCACCTTCCAAGGTCAATTTATCACCCCAGCACTGATGCTGAGTTTAATTGAGATTGGCGAGAAGATACGCGATCGTACTGCTCGTTCTTCAGCCCAGCAAACCTTAGATCTATTGAGTTCTTTAGGGCAATTAGTTTGGGTAGAACGGGATGACGAGAAGCAACAAATTTCCATCCAAGAAGTACAGTGTGGAGATACAGTTATTGTCTATCCAGGAGAACAAGTACCCGTTGACGGTACAATCCTGCAAGGTAAAGCGCTGCTAGATGAGCAAAAACTAACTGGCGAATCCGTGCCAATTTTCAAAACCAAGGGACAACAAGTATTTGCTTCCACCTTGGTACGGGAAGGGCGAATTTATATCTTGGCAGAAGGAATCGGCAACGATACTAAGGCTGGGAAAAACTTGCAGTTAATGCAACAAGCCCCAGTTCACGATACCCGGATGGGGAACGATGCGGTGAAAATTGCTGAGAAAGCAGTATTGCCAACTTTGTTACTAGGAGGGGCAGTACTTGCCATAACCCGCAACCCGGCGCGTGCAGCTAGTATTCTCAGCCTTGATTTTGCAACTGGGATTCGAGTATCTGTGCCGACAGCAGTTTTGGCAGCACTTACCCATGCAGCCCAGCGCGGTGTTCTGATTCGCAGTGGCAGAGCCTTAGAGCTACTAGCACAGGTAGATACTGTCGTCTTTGATAAAACAGGCACGCTGACTCAAGGTGAAGCGGCTGTTGTCAGGGTTGAGAGTTTCAATCCAGCCATTTCAAGTATGCGGGTGTTGCAACTAGCAGCTACCGCCGAACAGCGTTTGACTCATCCAGTTGCAGAGGCAGTGATGCGTTATGCCGAAACCCACAACGTAGAAATTTTGCCGCGTAGCAAGTGGGATTATCAACTTGGCTTGGGCGTACAAGCAGAGATTGACGGAGAACTCGTTTTTGTAGGTAGCAAGCGTTTTATGCGCCACAAAAATGTAGATATGTCGGGATTAGAAGGAAAACAAAAACCCGCCTCTGCAATTTATGTTGCCACCAACGGCGAACTTCAAGGTATAATAGAGTATTGTGACTTGCTCCGTCCTGAAAGTCGGGAAGTCATTCATAGACTGTTAACGGTTGAGGGTGTAGAAGTCCACATGCTCACCGGAGACAACAAGCGCACTGCTAGCACTGTAGCCGCGCAACTTGGTATTACCCCAACTAATACCCACGCAGAAGCATTTCCCGAACAAAAAGCAACAGTTGTACGCGAATTGCACGAGCAAGGAAAGACCGTTGCATTTGTTGGCGATGGTATCAATGATTCGCCAGCTTTAGCCTACGCCGATGTTTCTGTATCTTTTGCCAACGGTTCCGATATTGCCCGTGAGACAGCTGACTTAGTGCTGATGAAGAATGACTTGCATGGTTTATTGGAAGCGATCGCCATCGCCCGCCAAACCAAGCAACTGATTCAGCAAAACACGGGTATTGTTGCCGTGCCTAACCTAGCTGCATTGGCGATCGCCGTCTTCTTCGGTTTAAATCCCTTAGCAGCAACGGTAGTCAACAATGGCTCTACAGTGGTTGCAGGAGTAAACGGTTTGCGTCCTGTTTTGAAAAGTCGCAAAACAAAAACTCTACCAGCAGTAAGATGA
- the dhaK gene encoding dihydroxyacetone kinase subunit DhaK, translating to MKKLINKPEDFVRESLEGMVAAHPDLIQVNFDPNFVYRADAPIKGKVAIISGGGSGHEPMHTGFVGMGMLDAACPGEVFTSPTPDQMLAAAKAVDSGSGILSIVKNYSGDVMNFEMATELAQSEGIRVLNILIDDDVAVKDSLYTQGRRGVGTTLLAEKICGAAAEQGYDLQQLANLCRRVNLNGKSMGVALTSCTVPAKGTPTFELSHQEIEMGIGIHGEPGRERMSLKSANEIAEMLALSIIEDKSYSRTLREWDETKGEWVDIKLIDPTFAKGDRVLAFMNSMGGTPVSELYIIYRKLAEICQKHGLQIVRNLIGAYITSLEMQGCSITLLKLDDEMIRLWDAPVKTPSWRWGI from the coding sequence ATGAAAAAACTAATTAACAAGCCAGAAGACTTTGTGCGCGAAAGTTTAGAAGGCATGGTAGCGGCTCATCCAGATTTAATCCAGGTAAACTTTGATCCCAACTTTGTCTATCGTGCTGATGCACCCATCAAAGGTAAGGTGGCAATTATTTCTGGAGGTGGTAGCGGACATGAGCCGATGCACACTGGTTTTGTGGGGATGGGAATGCTCGATGCTGCCTGCCCAGGAGAAGTTTTCACTTCACCCACCCCCGATCAGATGCTAGCTGCGGCGAAAGCTGTGGATAGTGGATCTGGTATTCTATCCATCGTCAAAAATTATTCTGGTGATGTGATGAATTTTGAGATGGCAACCGAGTTAGCCCAAAGTGAGGGTATCCGGGTGCTGAATATTTTAATTGATGATGACGTAGCGGTAAAAGATAGTCTTTATACACAAGGGCGTCGGGGTGTCGGAACTACACTACTGGCAGAAAAAATTTGTGGAGCCGCAGCCGAGCAAGGATACGATTTGCAGCAGCTGGCAAATTTGTGTAGGCGAGTTAACCTAAACGGAAAGAGTATGGGAGTGGCATTAACTTCCTGCACCGTACCAGCCAAAGGTACACCAACATTTGAGCTTAGTCACCAAGAAATCGAAATGGGTATCGGCATTCACGGTGAACCCGGAAGAGAGCGCATGAGTTTAAAATCAGCAAATGAGATTGCTGAAATGTTAGCACTATCGATTATTGAAGATAAATCCTATAGCCGTACATTACGAGAGTGGGATGAAACTAAAGGCGAATGGGTGGATATAAAACTAATAGATCCAACATTTGCAAAAGGCGATCGCGTGCTAGCTTTTATGAATAGTATGGGTGGCACTCCTGTTTCCGAACTTTACATCATTTACCGCAAACTAGCAGAAATTTGTCAAAAGCATGGATTGCAAATAGTCCGAAACTTGATTGGTGCTTATATAACTTCCTTGGAAATGCAAGGTTGCTCGATTACCCTACTCAAGCTTGATGATGAAATGATTCGGCTATGGGATGCACCTGTCAAAACACCGAGTTGGCGATGGGGAATTTAG
- a CDS encoding GxxExxY protein: MRQLTDEVEQLAYAVIGAAIEVHRVLGSGYLEEVYHRALQEEFLLRGIPHRFEHPVAVTYKGRTVGEGKLDFLVGKSLIVELKAVQNLTPIHEAQVLSYLKITGYPLALLINFNVTLLKDGIKRIIL, from the coding sequence ATGAGACAGTTAACAGATGAGGTTGAGCAATTAGCTTATGCTGTAATTGGTGCCGCTATTGAAGTGCACAGAGTATTGGGTTCTGGATATTTGGAGGAGGTTTATCATAGGGCGCTACAAGAAGAATTTTTGCTGCGAGGAATACCTCATAGGTTTGAGCATCCAGTAGCAGTCACATACAAGGGTCGTACAGTAGGTGAAGGCAAATTAGATTTTTTGGTTGGGAAGTCTCTAATTGTGGAATTGAAAGCTGTCCAAAACTTAACCCCAATTCATGAAGCCCAAGTCCTCTCTTATCTCAAAATTACCGGATATCCTCTCGCCCTTCTCATCAACTTTAACGTTACTCTTCTCAAAGACGGCATCAAACGCATAATCCTTTAA
- a CDS encoding HMA2 domain-containing protein: protein MVGSISQLQLATAREKKTQAVVMSDKNYIGKRSSKEVYSITYALPGQVGFCVPRIAKEPEYNQKLVFLLQAEDLVTRVQVNNTAGSIVIAYKPGTMSDFEMRSHFIDLIHAASDALIADQKAQIQPAFSHSVANQTKIRQEQNQVAYSIAHAIPGQVGLCVPRISQEPKYSQRLLASLKAESLVTKVEVNNTAGSIVVTYQSGTMSDFEMRSHLINLVQSEGNALIAQPTPKQTASKTKSRQEQDKETSTKKTKEKIKTPPVSSSANHSVSSSRPQSATPPVKTKEQAKQPAKLAYSIAHSILGRVRFHVPRIAQDPKYVQRLEALLKADPTVIGERVNRHCASIVITYKSAFNLNTQNQKRSVMEAAISHLVSLLQDARISAIA, encoded by the coding sequence ATGGTTGGATCGATTTCGCAATTGCAATTGGCAACTGCTAGAGAAAAAAAAACCCAGGCAGTTGTTATGTCCGATAAAAATTATATCGGGAAGCGGTCATCGAAGGAAGTTTATAGCATTACTTATGCGCTTCCAGGGCAAGTAGGATTTTGTGTACCTCGCATTGCTAAAGAACCAGAATACAATCAAAAACTGGTATTTTTGCTCCAAGCAGAGGATTTAGTCACAAGAGTACAAGTTAATAACACTGCTGGCTCAATCGTGATCGCCTATAAGCCTGGAACCATGTCAGATTTTGAGATGCGATCGCATTTCATCGATCTGATTCACGCCGCCAGCGATGCATTAATTGCAGATCAAAAAGCGCAGATACAACCAGCTTTTTCACATTCAGTTGCAAATCAAACCAAAATCAGGCAAGAGCAAAATCAAGTAGCTTATAGTATTGCTCATGCAATTCCAGGGCAAGTGGGACTTTGTGTACCTCGCATTAGCCAAGAACCAAAATACAGTCAAAGACTGCTAGCGTCGCTAAAGGCAGAGAGTTTAGTCACGAAAGTGGAAGTCAATAACACTGCTGGCTCGATAGTGGTAACGTATCAGTCTGGAACCATGTCAGATTTTGAAATGCGATCGCATTTAATCAATCTGGTTCAGTCTGAGGGCAATGCACTAATTGCACAACCAACTCCCAAACAAACTGCAAGTAAAACCAAAAGCAGACAAGAGCAAGATAAGGAAACAAGCACAAAAAAAACCAAGGAGAAAATCAAAACTCCTCCCGTTTCTTCTAGTGCCAACCATTCCGTGTCCTCGTCTCGCCCTCAATCTGCGACTCCTCCAGTAAAAACTAAAGAGCAAGCAAAGCAGCCAGCAAAATTAGCTTATAGCATTGCTCACTCAATTCTGGGACGAGTTAGATTTCACGTGCCTCGGATTGCCCAAGATCCGAAATACGTGCAACGTTTGGAAGCTTTGCTCAAAGCAGATCCAACGGTAATTGGCGAACGAGTAAATCGCCATTGTGCATCAATTGTGATCACTTACAAATCTGCGTTCAACCTCAATACTCAAAATCAGAAACGCAGTGTGATGGAAGCAGCAATATCGCATTTAGTGAGTCTGCTTCAAGATGCAAGAATCAGCGCGATCGCCTAA
- a CDS encoding 2'-5' RNA ligase family protein, translating into MQKTQHLFFIALLPPQEIQDYANQIKQYFADKYASRHAQKSPPHITLQPPFEWADENVPVLEECLQEFASEHKTIPVILNDYAAFVPRVIYINVVRSPELLALQANLMAHLESKLGIVDQASKTRPFAPHMTVAFKDLTKQNFKAAWPEFEKRELYFEFTANSLTLLFHDGKRWNIKSEFPFAQNEKAIAS; encoded by the coding sequence ATGCAGAAAACACAACACCTCTTTTTCATTGCCCTGCTGCCACCACAGGAAATTCAAGACTACGCCAACCAAATTAAGCAGTACTTTGCAGATAAGTACGCTAGTCGGCACGCTCAAAAATCTCCACCTCATATTACCCTGCAACCACCTTTTGAATGGGCAGATGAAAACGTGCCAGTATTAGAAGAATGCTTGCAGGAATTTGCCAGTGAACACAAGACAATACCAGTTATCCTCAACGATTATGCCGCCTTTGTACCTCGTGTCATATATATTAATGTAGTTAGAAGTCCAGAACTGTTGGCTTTGCAAGCTAATTTAATGGCGCATTTAGAAAGCAAACTGGGCATTGTTGATCAAGCTTCTAAAACTCGCCCTTTCGCTCCCCACATGACAGTGGCATTTAAAGACTTAACAAAGCAGAACTTTAAAGCAGCTTGGCCAGAATTTGAAAAGCGGGAGCTTTATTTTGAGTTTACTGCAAACAGTTTAACGCTATTGTTTCATGACGGCAAGCGCTGGAATATTAAAAGCGAGTTTCCCTTTGCTCAGAACGAAAAGGCGATCGCCTCTTAA
- a CDS encoding MFS transporter, with product MLKRSIFLSPWTFIPTLYFASGIPYVIINTVSVIFYKRMGVDNAQIALWTSFLYLPWVIKMFWGPVVDIYSTKRTWIITSQIAMFLCLVLVAFSLQLPNFFFISLAVLTLGAFISATYDIATDGFYLLALKPEQQAFFVGLRSLFYRLAVIFGSGILVFLAGNLEVYLTNISLAWTFTIALAALVLFIIFIFHRLILPFPDEDTIHQQTAREKIPFSQIFTSYFTKEKIIEILAFILLYRFGEAMLVKMASLFLLDKLEAGGLGLSTSDLGLVYGTFGVISLILGGVLGGIIISKYGLKKCLWPMALAMNLPNIFYVYMAYTQPSLTLIYPLVSLEQFGYGFGFTAFSVYLMYISQDEYKTSHFAISTGIMALGMMLPGLISGYLQQLVGYRIFFILVCLFTIPGMISMLFIPLKEGINK from the coding sequence ATGCTTAAAAGAAGCATATTTCTTTCTCCTTGGACTTTTATCCCGACTTTATATTTTGCCTCTGGTATACCCTATGTGATTATCAACACTGTTTCTGTAATATTTTACAAACGAATGGGTGTAGATAATGCTCAAATTGCCTTGTGGACAAGTTTTCTTTATTTACCCTGGGTAATTAAAATGTTTTGGGGGCCTGTAGTAGATATTTACTCTACCAAAAGAACATGGATAATTACCAGCCAAATTGCTATGTTTTTGTGTTTAGTTTTAGTAGCATTTTCATTACAATTGCCAAATTTCTTTTTTATCTCCTTAGCTGTATTAACCTTAGGGGCATTTATTTCTGCTACTTATGATATTGCCACAGATGGTTTTTATTTGCTTGCCTTAAAGCCAGAACAGCAAGCTTTTTTTGTTGGATTACGCTCGCTTTTTTATCGACTAGCTGTTATTTTTGGCTCTGGAATTTTAGTATTTTTAGCTGGTAATTTAGAAGTTTATCTCACAAATATCTCTTTAGCTTGGACGTTTACTATTGCTCTAGCAGCTTTAGTTTTATTCATAATTTTTATTTTCCATCGCCTAATTTTACCCTTTCCTGATGAAGATACTATACATCAGCAAACAGCAAGAGAAAAAATCCCATTTTCACAGATATTTACCTCATATTTTACCAAAGAGAAAATTATAGAGATTTTAGCATTTATCTTACTCTATAGATTTGGTGAAGCAATGCTAGTTAAAATGGCGTCTTTATTTTTATTAGATAAACTAGAAGCTGGAGGGCTAGGTTTATCAACATCAGATTTAGGTTTAGTTTATGGTACTTTTGGAGTCATTTCTCTAATTTTAGGAGGTGTCTTAGGAGGTATAATTATCTCCAAATACGGATTAAAAAAATGTCTTTGGCCTATGGCTCTAGCTATGAACTTACCTAATATTTTTTATGTATACATGGCTTATACCCAACCTTCATTAACACTAATATATCCGTTGGTTTCCTTAGAGCAATTTGGGTATGGTTTTGGATTTACAGCCTTTAGTGTGTATTTAATGTATATTTCCCAAGATGAATATAAAACCTCTCATTTTGCTATTTCGACAGGCATCATGGCTTTAGGAATGATGTTACCAGGCTTAATTAGCGGTTATCTTCAACAATTAGTCGGATATCGTATATTTTTTATTTTAGTTTGTTTATTCACAATTCCTGGGATGATTTCTATGTTGTTTATTCCTTTGAAGGAAGGAATCAACAAGTAA
- a CDS encoding BadF/BadG/BcrA/BcrD ATPase family protein gives MSYVLGIDGGGSKTVCILMDGSRKVLGRGEAGASNYQSIGIEAAFLSIRCAVNTAVIEGLKLTDNIKIEAICFGLAGVGRSQDTEVVKNIFEELKSSQFLPIDWAIHPSNIVICNDALIALIGGIGNNIGIVVSAGTGSIIFGRNSQGKPKRVGGWGYILGDEGSAYKIAVAGMQAALKAYDGREILTRIIEDLQQHLGLASIEDLIEVIYRRGWGVKEIAALAPIIDAAAAQGDEVAIKIIDEAVEELVKATSTVVDAIFSPREFIEVVTTGSVWQSKCNMREKYVASIETRFPSVKVILPRHEPAYGACLLALKKLVGEKEI, from the coding sequence ATGAGTTATGTTTTAGGAATAGATGGTGGAGGAAGTAAAACAGTCTGTATCTTGATGGATGGCTCTAGAAAAGTTTTAGGACGAGGTGAAGCTGGGGCATCTAATTATCAGAGTATAGGTATTGAAGCAGCTTTTCTCTCAATTAGATGTGCAGTTAATACAGCTGTAATTGAAGGATTAAAATTAACAGATAATATTAAAATAGAAGCTATTTGCTTTGGTTTAGCAGGTGTAGGTCGTTCTCAAGATACTGAAGTAGTAAAAAATATTTTTGAAGAGTTAAAAAGTAGTCAATTTTTACCTATTGATTGGGCAATACATCCATCTAATATCGTGATTTGTAATGATGCTCTGATTGCCTTAATAGGTGGAATTGGTAATAATATTGGAATTGTAGTTTCAGCGGGAACAGGTTCTATTATTTTTGGGCGAAATTCTCAGGGAAAACCTAAGCGAGTCGGTGGTTGGGGTTATATTTTAGGAGATGAAGGTAGCGCCTATAAAATTGCTGTGGCTGGTATGCAAGCTGCTCTCAAAGCTTATGATGGACGGGAAATATTAACGAGAATTATAGAAGATTTGCAGCAACATCTTGGTCTAGCAAGTATCGAAGATTTAATAGAAGTAATCTATCGGCGAGGATGGGGTGTTAAGGAGATAGCGGCTTTGGCTCCCATTATTGATGCTGCTGCCGCACAAGGAGATGAAGTAGCAATTAAAATTATTGATGAAGCTGTAGAAGAACTAGTTAAAGCTACTTCTACAGTTGTGGATGCTATTTTTAGCCCAAGAGAATTTATTGAAGTAGTAACAACTGGAAGTGTATGGCAAAGTAAATGCAATATGCGTGAGAAATATGTAGCATCTATTGAGACGAGATTCCCCTCGGTGAAGGTTATTTTACCAAGGCATGAACCTGCTTACGGGGCTTGTTTATTGGCGTTAAAGAAGTTAGTAGGTGAAAAGGAAATTTAA
- a CDS encoding DUF5132 domain-containing protein gives MAPKITDFVEEAGAPGIIAGIGAVLLAPVVIPVVAGVGKPIAKTLIKGGISIYEKSRGAFAELGETWEDIVAEARAELAESKQLPAVEAGVDNGDKVG, from the coding sequence ATGGCACCCAAAATAACTGACTTTGTTGAAGAAGCTGGCGCACCTGGAATTATAGCCGGTATTGGTGCAGTTCTTCTAGCACCTGTGGTGATTCCAGTCGTAGCTGGAGTAGGTAAACCCATTGCCAAAACCCTAATCAAAGGCGGAATTAGCATTTACGAAAAGAGTAGAGGAGCCTTTGCAGAATTGGGTGAAACTTGGGAAGACATTGTCGCTGAAGCAAGAGCGGAACTTGCTGAATCAAAGCAACTACCAGCTGTTGAAGCTGGTGTTGATAATGGAGACAAGGTCGGCTAA
- the def gene encoding peptide deformylase has product MAEQLPVIQLGNPNLRQKAAAIENIQDKDIQKLIDDLIATVIEANGVGIAAPQVAQSYRLMIVASRPNPRYPNAPQMEPTAMINPKIIAHSTEVVKGWEGCLSIPGIRGLVPRYQAIEIEYTDRNGKLQKQQLTDFVARIFQHEYDHFEGLVFLDRLESSLDIITEQEYQKRIVKNI; this is encoded by the coding sequence ATGGCTGAACAACTTCCTGTAATTCAATTAGGTAATCCGAACCTGCGGCAAAAAGCAGCCGCGATAGAAAATATTCAAGACAAGGATATTCAAAAACTCATTGATGATTTAATTGCCACAGTTATCGAGGCGAATGGTGTTGGCATTGCTGCACCGCAAGTCGCCCAATCGTACCGCTTGATGATTGTAGCTTCCCGACCAAATCCCAGGTATCCTAACGCCCCACAGATGGAACCTACTGCCATGATTAATCCCAAAATCATTGCTCATTCCACTGAAGTTGTTAAAGGTTGGGAAGGTTGCTTAAGTATTCCGGGTATCAGAGGGTTAGTACCTAGATACCAAGCAATAGAAATAGAGTATACGGATAGAAATGGCAAGCTGCAAAAACAACAATTAACTGATTTTGTTGCTCGGATATTTCAACATGAATATGACCATTTTGAAGGATTAGTATTTTTAGATCGGCTGGAGAGCAGTCTAGATATTATTACTGAACAAGAGTATCAAAAAAGGATTGTTAAGAATATTTGA
- a CDS encoding HMA2 domain-containing protein translates to MTKTTSSRGRLSHPPQILSDLILAQQHSDEANNDTGKESVHSPIQSMFGSLRVVHATPGRVRIRATDGSHNSILQSISEHLRQQKGVKEVTTNLQTSSLVVTYDENQLSLAELLVLLERFGVGQQKSSDSINNTDPFAAWKSVDFWTEQGISFIPLFTGLGVTGALGISGLVSIPVYMITADATRRVIDYIQPQLSAFKNNKQLHSISTKNRQVTSEASLEKVEQTTALKQEISATDTVGRANNLAAQSAKIAYSVVHSVPGRVRLNVPRLGSDRAYARRLEQLLKSDPQVTNVRVNCDAVSVAIAYQPSNIPVSHWASLIDLADQTVTQVIPIKTAEHTPKEELRYYQPQEFATATQTSTEEVSQLSQSQELKTASEDITPEASTLWGNFKTPALSYALAFMAKFPLNAGPD, encoded by the coding sequence ATGACAAAGACCACTAGTAGTCGCGGGAGATTAAGTCATCCGCCACAAATCTTGTCTGACTTAATCTTGGCTCAACAGCACAGCGATGAAGCAAACAATGACACTGGCAAGGAATCTGTGCATTCACCAATACAATCAATGTTTGGTAGTTTGAGAGTTGTCCATGCAACTCCGGGTCGTGTGCGTATTCGCGCTACTGACGGTAGTCATAACTCGATACTACAAAGTATCTCTGAGCATTTACGACAGCAAAAGGGAGTTAAGGAAGTTACTACTAATCTGCAAACTAGCAGCTTAGTAGTTACATATGATGAAAATCAACTTTCCTTAGCTGAATTACTGGTATTACTTGAGAGATTTGGCGTCGGGCAGCAGAAATCATCTGACTCTATAAATAATACAGATCCCTTTGCAGCATGGAAATCTGTTGATTTTTGGACAGAACAAGGAATATCTTTTATTCCTTTATTTACAGGACTAGGAGTAACAGGTGCATTGGGAATCAGCGGATTGGTGTCAATTCCTGTATACATGATTACAGCAGATGCAACCCGTCGCGTGATTGACTATATACAGCCGCAACTATCGGCATTCAAAAATAACAAACAACTTCATAGTATTTCGACGAAAAATCGCCAGGTAACTTCTGAGGCTTCTTTAGAGAAAGTGGAGCAAACAACAGCTTTAAAACAAGAAATTTCTGCAACAGATACTGTAGGCAGGGCTAATAATTTAGCAGCACAATCTGCAAAGATTGCTTACAGTGTTGTTCATTCAGTTCCAGGACGCGTGCGCTTAAACGTACCTCGGTTAGGTTCTGATCGCGCCTATGCACGACGACTGGAACAGTTGCTCAAAAGCGATCCCCAAGTCACAAATGTGCGTGTAAATTGTGATGCGGTATCAGTAGCGATCGCCTATCAACCAAGTAACATTCCAGTATCCCACTGGGCTAGCTTAATAGATTTAGCTGACCAAACTGTTACGCAGGTAATTCCGATTAAGACAGCAGAGCATACACCAAAAGAAGAACTTCGGTATTATCAACCTCAAGAATTTGCAACAGCAACGCAAACTTCAACAGAGGAAGTTAGTCAACTGTCTCAATCTCAAGAACTAAAGACAGCAAGTGAAGATATTACTCCAGAAGCATCGACTTTATGGGGTAACTTCAAAACACCTGCTTTGTCTTATGCTCTAGCCTTTATGGCGAAATTCCCTTTAAATGCAGGCCCCGACTGA
- a CDS encoding HMA2 domain-containing protein, with amino-acid sequence MRKNGYGNLSYIPKSMQETALEKPSKPILTKIVSNTPGRLRLRVAQPQRWATKMQHILKTLKAQPNISQVRMNLQNGSITIQHDDNENSLKNVVTTLQDLGVIFADITGFAETTGGKSEVAAGVSDVVVDLNRRVKEATDGVVDLRFLFPLGLATLSIRQLIARGLQLEMIPWYVLAWYAFDSFIKLHGTNQSQSTNE; translated from the coding sequence GTGCGGAAAAATGGTTATGGCAACCTTAGCTACATCCCAAAAAGTATGCAGGAAACAGCCTTAGAAAAACCATCCAAACCGATATTGACAAAAATTGTAAGTAATACTCCAGGGCGTTTGCGTTTGAGAGTTGCTCAACCCCAGCGTTGGGCTACAAAAATGCAACATATACTCAAAACTCTTAAAGCCCAGCCTAACATTAGTCAGGTACGGATGAATCTTCAGAACGGAAGTATTACTATCCAGCATGATGATAATGAAAATAGCCTGAAAAATGTTGTCACCACGTTACAGGATTTAGGCGTAATTTTCGCTGATATTACAGGTTTTGCTGAAACGACAGGAGGAAAATCTGAAGTAGCAGCAGGAGTATCCGATGTAGTTGTTGATTTGAATAGACGAGTCAAAGAAGCAACCGACGGTGTAGTCGATCTGCGCTTTCTTTTTCCTTTAGGGCTTGCTACCCTTTCAATCCGGCAGTTAATTGCGAGGGGACTGCAATTGGAAATGATTCCCTGGTATGTTTTGGCATGGTATGCCTTTGATAGTTTTATTAAATTGCACGGTACAAATCAATCCCAGTCTACAAATGAGTAA